ACTACTGAATACTTTTCAGCATTATTACGGTCTGGCGAAGGAGTTTAACGTTTGAGGACGTAATGATGTCAGGTAACAGTAGTGGTGATAAAAGTGAAAAGCCTGATGTTAGCAAACGGTGTGAGGCGCGGGCGCGCGTCAAGAGGAGGCGCCCGCGTTTAATAGATGCCACCCTGACGACGGGTCTGGTGACCAGTGTGTTTACCGTAGCATTTTTCTTTTCTTACTATCAGCAGCTGATCGAGGACGCTATTGAGTCGATCAATCAGATTGCGATGCAGCTCAGTGAAAACAGCGCGCCTGGTCAGCTGATGCTGACCAATGTGCTGGTAGTACTCAAATTCCTCGTCACTCTGCTGCCGATCCCGGCGGCAATGATGGTCGCCAGCCTGATACTGCGTCGGAGTGATAGCCAGCCAGCTGAACCGGAAGATGGCCCGGATGGCGACGCCGCGGCAAAAGATCGCCAGCACGTCCAGGAGTAGCATTTTGCGCCACCTGCAGTAACTGTTATAGAAAAATGAGCCATAACTGTGTCTGTTATTATCTGGCGCCACGTGTTCTAATTTTACTCTGGTTGGAGTTTGTGCACCGAGGTGAATAATGAACGAAATAAAACAGATCCTGCAGCGTGAGATCGACGTACTCAATCGTGAAGAGCAGCGCGACAATAAACCTCGCTTCAGCTTTAACTTTCTTAAAACCCATCCTGGCCTGTGGCTGTCGATGTATATCTGTTACGCCCTGACCGTGGTACTGATCTTTACCACCGATTTTCTTGGCTGGCCGGCATTCTGGGGCGCAACGGTGTTTATCCTGGTGATGAGCGTGCTGATGCTGCTGGATATTAATCCGAAATATCGCTTTGAGGATATCGACCACCTGCACGATCTGCGCGTCTGTTATTACGGCGAATGGTATTATGTGCGCACCCTGTCTGATAAGGCGATCACCGAGATCCTTAACCATCACGCCACCCCGGAAAATGTCAAAGCCGGCATTAACCAGTTGCTATCGAAGAAAGGCGAAGTGGATTTTTATGACGTCTATTCTCTGACCTGGGGCAACACCCCGGCGGCCACAGTTTAAATCACATCATGGCGGCTATCAGGCCGCCAAGCGTCGCCGCTGCCGTTTCCTGCGCATCATCCCATGCCCACGACGCATTAAAACGAAAATAGTTCGTATACTGCTGGCCTGACGAGAACATGCTGCCCGGCGCAATACTGATCTGGTGGCTTAGCGCCTGGTAATAAAGCTCAGTGGCATTGACCTGCTTCGGCAACTCAATCCAGAGAAAATAGCCACCACGCGAATCGTTAATCCGCGTGCCATCCGGCAAGTGGCGTTTTAACGACTGGCGCGCCAGATTTTTACGCTGCTCCAGCAGCTGACGCAGCTTGCGCAGATGGCTGTCGTAACTGCGTGTGCCAAGATAGTTGGCCAGTGCCAGCTGCATCGGCGTACTGGTCGACAGGGTGCTCATCAGCTGTAAACGCTGAATGCGCTGGGCATGTTTGCCCGCTGCCACCCAGCCGACACGGAAACCGGCGACCAGATTTTTCGAGAATGAAGAACAATGCAGCACATTGCTGGCGTGATCGAACGCCTTTGCCGGTAACGGCTTTTCGCCGCCAAAATAGAGCTCGCTGTAAACATCATCTTCAATCAGCGCCACGTTATATTCCGCCAGCAGCGCGACCAGTTGCTGTTTTTTTTCCGCCGTCAGTGTAAAGCCTACCGGATTCTGCTGGTTGGTCATCAGCCAGCAGGCTTTGACTGGCCAGCGCGCCAGCGCCCTTCTTAGCTCATCGAGATCCATACCATGCTGCGGGTCGGTGGCAATGGCCACCGCCTTGAGTTTGAGCCGCTCAATCGCCTGTAACGCGCCGTAAAATGAAGGGTTCTCAATCACTACCCAGTCACCCGGTTCGGTCACTGCCTGCATGCTAAGGTTCAGCGCTTCCATCGCGCCGTTGGTAATCACAATTTCATCTGGTGATACGGTAACGCCCTGCTGGGCATAGCGTTGCGCCAGCATTTTGCGCAGCGCTTCATTACCCGGCGGCAGGTTATTAATCGCATCGGCGGAGGTGAGCGTGCGCGACACGCTATTAAGCGAGCGCATCAGCTGCCGCTGCGGAAACAGCTCCGGATCGGGAAAAGCGGAACCAAACGGCATAATCGCAGGATCGCGGCAGGCCTGTAATACATCAAAGATAAAGGCATTGATATCAACGGTTTCCGCCAGTTGCACCTTCTGATGGCTGACCGGCTGGCTCAGGAACTCTGCGCGCGGCGCCACATAGTAGCCAGATTGCGGACGCGACAGGATCCAGCCCTGACTCTCCAGCACCTGATAAGCATGCATCACCGTCATCAGGCTCAGGCCGCTAAGCGCTACCTGCTCGCGCAATGAAGGCAGGCGTTCGCCAGGTTGCCACACTTCTGCTTCAATCTGCGCACGTATCTGATGCACCAACTGCTGGTATTTTGCCACGATCTGTTACAGGCCATTTGGGGTTAGAAGGGAACTATTATAGATAATGGCGGCGGGATTGTCGTGGCGGATAGTGAAGGTGGCAGTGAATGGTACGGGCTGATATGCCACCTTTAACAGTTATCAATGACCGAGTCGTTTAAGATCGGCTTTTGTCAGACCGGTTACTTTCATCACGGTAGACATTTTCATTCCTTCCCGGAGCATTGCACGGGCAACTTTAAGCACGCCTTCCTGACGCCCTTCCTGACGCCCTTTCAGCTCCAGTTTCTGCGACATAGTCATAATTAACTCCTTGTCTTGTGGTAAACGTTTCGCCAGCATATGGATAAATGATGTTGTGTCTGCTGTGTCTCCTGCCCGTAGTATATATTTAATCGCCGCAGCGCGCTGTGCCTCCGTATTCATATTGCTTTCCAGTAGCATAACCAGCTGCTCAAAGTGTACCGACAGATCTCGCGCAAAAATATTCTTCTGCATAAACTCAAGCAGTGCCAACCCTTTATGACTGATAATTTCATCATCGGGAATGGTTGAAATATCCACCAGCAGAAAACAGGTGTCATGCAGTCCCATCACCAATTCCGGCTCATTAGTAGTCTTTCGCAAATAGCGTGAATGTGGATAGGGCCTTTGACGCCCATGATAGAAAACAATCGGAATAACCAGCGGTAATGACTTGCGTCTGGCATCGTACCAGGGCTGCATCCCGGCAACAACATAGCGCAACAGCCGATAAGCCATATGTCTGTGGGGTGAACTCTGATGTTCAATCACGCAATAAATATTACCGTTTCCACTAGTACTTTTCATTGAGTAATAGATATCCGCGCGAAGTTCCCGATGGTTATTGTCGATAAAACTGCCTGACGCCAGCTGCAGGCTATCCAGATTGCAACGCCGTAAAAAAGCAGCTGGCAGATGAGCCTGCAGAAAATATCTGGCTATTGCCGGGTCAGAGAGAAATTGTTTAAACACCGTATCATGTGGTGTAGAGGTGATGGCCATGTTACTTCGTCCCGTCATTCCGTTTGACATTACCTGGCTTTCAGCAGAAAAGCCTTGCATTAGAGCGGTGGTAAAAATAACCAGGAAGAAAATAAAAACAAAGGCGCAATTTATATATTCGTGAGAAATGCCGTAGAAAAATATGATTTTTTTCAGGCGTTTTCATAAACACCAGGTTAATAGATATTTCATATTAACGATAGAAGTTAAATAACATACTGGCATAACCCCAGATTTATTAATCCCGTAAAATTATCTCTTACTACTACCCCAACCGCGCCCACTATCTTTAAGAGCTATCTGATGGCGGCACTGGGGTTTGAGACCAGGCGGGGAGAGATGATCATCCGGCTGGCGACACCCGGCTGAGCATGTAAAATCCCGGCTTAGTCGTCGGGATTTGTCGTATAAGGCTGATAGTCTTCATATTCCCAGGCAAAGACACGGAAGATTTTTTGCGCTATTTCCATCCAGTCTTTATCTTCGCATTGATCTGTATAATTTGTGATGGTTTTTGTGATCTCATCCAAATCGTATTTACGTACCAGAAGCGTGTGTCGCATCAGTTCAGGTAGCCAGTGATGTTTGCATAAGGTCGATCCCAGTTTTGCAGGTGAGAGGCGTACAGCCCAGCGCATTATTCTCCACAACAACATCTTCCGTTGCGGAGTCAGCCGCCGTACACCGCATTTCCCTGTGCAGTCAGCAGCTTGCAGCAAGTTTTCGCCCGTGCATTTTCGGCACCGCAGCGTTTTGCCCCGACGCGCATTTTTCTACTGTTTTAAGGAGCCAGACTCCATACATCACATCAGTACTGCTGCCGTTATTATTGCTGCTGCCCTTTAGGCTGGAACGTCCGCTGTCCATTTTGTTTTACTCCTCGGCGGCAAACCAAAGAGGCTTACAGATAACCAGTTAGCTTTCTGGTGGTTCCTGGAACAGGTTGTTGATATCTCTGGCTCCGTGCAGTACCCGTTCAATTCTTACTTCCGTATCACGAGCACTGAACACAATAAGATAACGCCCGTAAGCACAGCTTCTGATATGTCTTCCCAGCTCAGGCCTTTGCCGATAATGCACCGGCGTTTCACCTATTAGCAGGCATTGCTGGTACAGCTCTTCGGTGAAACCGACTGCTCTTACCGGGTTATCCTGTGCGATATAGTCACCGATGGCTTCTATATCCTGTTCGGCCAGTGGCGATACACTCAGCTTCATGCTTTTTAGTCACCTTCGGCCATACGGCGATACTTACGTGACAGACGACCGAATACTTCTTCAGCATCCCTGCCTTCACCGCTATTGATCCCTGCGCTGACCGCTTTTTGTAACGCTTCAAGCTTCAGCTGTTGTTCCCGTTCCTCAAGCGCACGCAGTCCGGCACGGATAACCTCGCTGGTGTTGTTATAGCGTCCACTATCGATTTGCTCCCGGATGAATGCTTCGAAGTAGGGACTAAGGGCTACACTGGTTGGCATGATGCTTTCTCCGCCTCGATTACTAACAGTTATTATCTGTTAGTATTTCAGAGTCGTGCTTTATCATCAACTGCTGATTTATTCGGCTGTCGCCATTGACCAGTGCGCCTTTCCGTGTGGTATCACGACCGCTGATAAGATTTGCCTGGTTGCCTGCATCAATGGTGCTTTCGTTCCAGCTGGTGCTGTTGCCTTTCTCATTGCCTTTTGCGGCGTTCATACTGGCCGAAATCGTCAGGCCGGTTCCGCCGGGTCCCGCAGTCAGGCCAATGCCGATGGACCCGCCTTTGCTGGAATTACTCCCCTCCTGTTTCTGGCTATCTTTGGCCGCCTGTAGCGTGATATCCCGCGCAGCATCAAGGGTGATATCTGATTCAACTGCATATGACTTACTTAGGCTTAGCGACAGTTTACGCAGTCAGCCCGAGATCCACGCGATGGATAAATTTGGATTTGAGATCGGGCAAAAGATAGAAGTGATCGCGCAGCCGGGGCAGATAACCATCCGGTAGGCTAATAACGTAAAACCCCGGCTCGATGGCCGAGGGTTTTCTTTACGATGGATGTTTTTCTGATAGGTATCGAAGTAATACTGAGATATTTTTTAAGTTATAACCTATTAAAAGATCTCTCTTACTTGTCTGAACAAGGTTTTCATAGTCTTCTTCTAACTGCCCTATATCCAGATCTGCTGGCTTATTGTAAGGGTCGTAAAGCGCCTCTGAAGGGATATTCCAGTAAAAATCAGCCTCCAAAGGCACACTGTTAACACCTTGTGAACGCATGTCCGAGAATATCTTTTGCACCGCACTTTCCAGAACATCAAGATCTATTTCCATATTCAACCCTTACCATTTTTAATTTCACCAATGTTTTTCTGGAACGTTTTTATCTCTTGTTCAAGATGGCGGATACGGCCATTGATTATATTTTGTCTGACCTCTTCGCTCGGTGCATTCTGAAGATAACCTTTGTTATCAAAGGCATCAGGATCATTCTTGTACGCTTCAAGCTTTTCTTCGTGAACCCTAATCTGTTCTTCCAGAGACTTGACTGACCTTTGATCAGAAGTACTAAGCTCCTTATGACTGCCCTGTCCATCATCCCCTGGCTCCCAGCCGCCCGGCGTACCTGAACCCGATCCACCCACCTCTGCTTTCTCAGCATCCGTCAGATCCTTACCAGCATTTGGCTGGCCGCCATCCTTATCATCCGACAGCCCGTCAGCGATCACTGCTCCGATAGCTGCGCCACCGCCGCCGGAGATAAGACCACCGCCCATCGGGCCGCCGTTAAGGTCGATCCCGGTTTTGCAGGTGAGAGGCGTACAGCCCAGCGCATTATTCTCCACCGCATTCTTACCAGCTATCTGCCCGCTGGTAGCGCCAGCAACGGAGTCACTGCTTACCCCTCCGGCAATCCCTGCGGCAAGCTGCGACAGACCACTGACGGTCTGTTTTTCTTCTTCGGTCAGTTCGCTCGCTTCACGTCCCGGATACATTACCGCAATAATTGCTCTGGCACCAAGCTCACCCGTGGCAGCGCCTGCCGCACCCGCTGTGGCGCTGTTGCCTGCCATCTGTGCCAGTACGGCTCCCGCAACCGCATGCGCCATGGCGTTGGCAACAACGTTGGTGCTCTCTTTCCCGGTGACCGGATCAATTGTGGTGGTGGCCTGCTTAATGGCACTGGCCAGATAAGGCGCCGCTGCTCCACTGGCAGCAGCGGCAAGATTACCGGCGCTTAAGCCACCCAGCGCGGCGCTGACCGCAGCTCCGGCCATGGCGAAGGTGCCACCGGTGCCCCAGGTTTTATTTGTTTCCTGATAGTCAGGATCTTTGCCGATAAGCGCACTCTGTTCCTTTGCAGAGAGCTGTGCAAAATCCGGGTCTTCCGCACTGAGTTTCGCTCTGGCCTTCGCCTCGGCATCCTGCATCTTATTGCGGCTCAGGTCGTTGGTGAACTGCCCGGCCAGTTGCATCACGCCCTTCGCAAACTCCATCTGATTCTCAACTTTCTCCTTGTCGAAAATCTTATCGATGCTGCCGTTGGCATTGTCAGTATCACGACTGAGCGTCGCCACATCCTGACTCTGCGCATCTGTATTACGTATGGTGATGCTGCCGTCAGATACCGCCGAACGCGTCGTGCCTGAAGCGCTTTCACTGATATGTACCGCAGCCGGTGGGGCAAAAGAGCCACCACTGGTTCCTGCGGAACCACCTGCCGAGAAGCTGCTGGCCTGATAATCGGCATAGTTTTCTATGCTGTCCCATCCCAGCGTTCCGGTGGAGAGTGCATTATTAGCCGCATCGGCAGTTGAAGCGATAACCGCGCCGTTCAGCTGGGTATGATTACCCACATAGATATCATAGCCGCCATCACCGGCAAAAAGCCCACTCTGATCGCCTACGCTGGCGTATTCGCTGTTCACTTTTGACTGGCTGACATTAAGGCTGGCCGAGCCGGTCATTGACCCGAAGGTAAAGCTAAAACCGCCACTTACGCTGGTCTGCTTGCTTTGGTAGTTATCAATGTCCTGCAGACTGGTCATTGTCAGATTATTGCCAACATCAGCAACAATACGATTACCCAGCGCCTGTGCGCCCGCAAGAACCGTATCGTTGCCACTGCTAAGTGTCAGCGTATCGCTGGCGTTAACACGGGTATTAACGAATTCTGTCGTGTTACCGTTCTCCTCGCCATTCATCATATAACCGCTGGCCTGAATACCGATGCCGGTCTCTTTACCAATGGCGATATGTACCCCACCACTCCAGCCACTGGCTTTATTGCTGCCTTTCTGCTCGGCGCTGTTACTGGCCGCTACCAGATTCAGATCATTTTTGGCCGCCAGCGTCACATCTTTACCGGTAATTCCACTGCCGATCACATTCAAATCACCACTCTGACCATTGCTACCCGTAGCGACCACCGCAACATTACCACCTGCATTCAGCGTACTGCCGTTAACCGTGTTTTGCGCATATTCCGAGGTAGATATACTCTTGCTGGCGCCCACGCTTAACTGGATCTTAATCCCGGCATTATCCATATCGCCTTTCGCCATAGCCGCCGCCGAACTCATGGTCTCCTTATCTGTCGCTGACGCCCAGCCACTTTCCAGCGCCTTCACCGCATACAGCGCTTTCAGACGGCTATCACCGGCCTCGGATGACTGTTTTACGGTACTCGCCAGTGAAAGCAGCGCATCAGTAACCGGGCTGGTCAGCTGCAGGGTAAGACCGCTTTGCTTCTGCTCAATCACCTGCCTGCGGGTTAGGAGATCATTACCAGGATCAATAGTGACCGATCCCCCCACCACATTCAGATCATTACGGGCAATAACATCCGACCCACTGATATGGGCGTTGCCCCCCGCAATCAGATTAACGTTGCCGCCGGTACTGCCTACCGCGCTGGCGCTCTGGCTCTGGGTGGTACCGTCAAGATTGAGCTGCTGGCGTGATGAGGCGCTACCGAAAGTCACGCCAATGCCGCCGCCACTGAACATGCCGCTCTTTTTCACTTCTTTCAGGCGATAGCTGGACTGCTCTTCAGTAGCAGCGGTGATAACGAGATTATTGCCCGCTTTCAGCGTGACATCACCCTCGCCCACGACGCTGGAGCCTGTCACACCGAGGTTATTGCCCGCCACCATAGTGACCTTGTTGCCACTTAGCGACGACGCCTGTTCGGTGGTGGCATAATCCTCAACAATGGTGTGCGTGGTTTTTTTCGAGAACAGGCCTTTCTTAACTTTGGTCTCTTCATCGTAACTGTAATCACTCTCCGTCGCCGTACCGATAGCAATATCACGTCCGGCCTGAAGCGCTAAATCACCAATGGCATTTGCCGTCGTCGCCTTAGCTGAGATATCACGGCCCGCCTGCATCGCAATATCACCCCCGCTGGCAATCTCCGTCCCTTGCTGACGCACCGACTCATCGATTTCGGTTTTATTGCTCGAGTGATAGCTGCTGCCAGAAGTGGTCGCCACCGCCTGCAAATTGATATCGCGTCCGGCCTGCAGCGCCACATCCCCTTCCGCCGCCATCGCTGCCGCCTGACTGGTAAGGTCACGTCCGGCGTTTAATGTCAGATCGCCGCCACTGGTCAGGGTGGTGCGATCCAGTCCACTGGCATGTGATTCAGCATGGCCTTTACTGCTGGCTTGCTGGGTAGTTTTTGCTTCCAGATTAAGATCATTGCCCGCCGCCAGACTGGCGTTTTTACCCGCATCCACCGCGCTGGCGCTGACAGTCAGATTATTCCCGGCACTTATCCCGATATTGCCACCAGCAGAAACTGTGCTGCCCTCATGGCTAACGTCGGTGTTGCTGGAACTCTGCACTTGATTCCGCGCGTTATAAGCAAATCCAGACTGGCTTTGACTGTCATTGATGGTATTTGCCGTGATGGCAATATCACCGCTGGCATTCATCTGTAAGTCACCGCCTGCTTTAATCTGCGCACCAGTAATGGCAATATCTTTCCCGGCGTTCAGCGTAAGACTGTCCAGCGAGGTAATAGCAGCACTATTACCCAGCCAGGTATGACTGAGGCCAACTTTTTCGCCACCCTCCTCTGAGCTATTTAACTGCCACTGCGTAGCTTGAGTGATATTATTAATGCTGCCGTTGGTGCTTTCCAGAGCGACCATTTTCCCGCTGATAGCGGAACCGATATTATTAATATCGCCCAGCGCGCTCAGTTGCAGATTACCGCCAGCTTTAACCAACGCATCATTGAGATTGCTGACGCTATTATGGCTATCAACAGTCAGATCATTTACGGCGATCACTGTACTGCCGGTATTGGTCACGGAACCCGCGTCCAGCATCACACTATTACCGGCAATCACGCTGCCGTTATTTATCGTCACATCTTTTGTCGACAGATAAACTTTCGGCACCATCACCGTTTCGCCATTGACTGTGCTCGCTTCCCACCAGATGATGCTGTGATCCAGCGCGGCCACCTGGTCGGCGGTGAGCGACACGCCAAATTCTAACCCCAGCGATTGCTGTGTGGCCGCAGCGTTATCCATCAGGTAACGCATCTGATCCAGCTCAGAACCGAGGCCATTAAGGTAGCGGCTACCGGTCTGGTTCAGCACGGTATTGCTGACGTAGCGCGTGTCAAAAGCCGCATCTCCCAGAAAACGATAATCATATTCGGGATTCAGTTGCAGGCGATCCAGCAGATAAGCGGAACCAAGAAATTGCTTCTCATCGGTATACTGGCTGCGGGTTTCCTGCGACGCCCCCGTCGGTTGTTGCCCCAGTAACTTGTACAGATCGCCATATAAGTTCTGATCTAATTCCCCCAGACCATTTAGCTTCGGGTTAACATTAATCAGGTAGGGACTTTTCGGATCGCCCGAGGTGACAAAATAGCCGCTATTACTGGTTGGAAGTGGGTAAGCACTGGTGTCGACCGATTTTCCCTGCAAATTATCGGAGGTACCCGAATTAGCCAGTGGATCGCCACCACTGATTATCTGTAGCGCATCCTGCAACTGATCGTGCCACTGTGGCGAATCTATCGTTACTTTGTCGCTGCCAGACAGCGCTTGCTTCTGCTGCGCGCCACTGATTCCAGCCTGACTCAGCGTATTGAGCGAAGGTGCGGCGAGTGTATTGCTGATGCCGCCTGCATTGGCGTTGGTACTGGTGTTGCTGATATTGTTGCTGAAACTGGCGTTAACTGTCCCCCCTGCCTGGATAACAGAACGATAATTGCCGCCAGTCGATAGGGTTTCATACTCAGGTGCGCTGGCAAGACGGTAAGTGACATGTGAATCTAAATTATTAACCCGAACCTGGGTATTCGTTACGATCGGCAGTCCAGCAAAATAGGTCATCCCATGATCTTCATCCAGTTCGTATGTCGCTGGCTGGCCATCAAACTGATAAGTTAAATATGTATTTCGAACACTGTTCAACCAGGATGCATTATTTAGTGAACTGCCTCGTAACGTAATCATTTTATCAGCCAGAATGGCGCTGGCCTGGTTATCCAGTGTTGTGGCAGTAATATCTAAGTTACGTCCTGAGGCAATACGTCCACTACCGCCTGTTGCAGTCACTTCGAGAGTTAAAATTTCCGACAAATAACGTTTCACAGCTCCCAGTTCATTCGGCGCCAGAGTGTAATATCTAATTTCGTGCTTGCCAGCGCCGTTAGCTTCACTCCCACCACTTTCGCGTGTCCTGAGGTTGTAACCCAGCTCACTTTCATCCAGGTCTCCCAAACGGACATCCACGGTAGCCGCACCTGTTCCCTCTGGCACATCAGATGCTTTTTGCGCTGTTGAGGTAACGCTCAATCCTTCCCGCGTATTCAATAAATGCCCGGTCTTAATCGTAATATCGCCGTTATTGGTCTCAATGGTGCCGGAAGTATTGATCACTTCTGTACTGGCGTTACCCGCCGCATCGCGCTGTAACCATAAGCTATTACCGGCGAGGATATCGCCGCGCTGATTTTTAATACTGTTCGCCAGCAGATAGAGATGATTACCGGCATACAGCAGTGCGGTATTGATAATGCTGCCCGGCGCCGTCAGCGTCATGGTGCCTTTGGTGCCGGTAAAACCATTGAGCGTGATATTGCCCCGGCTGGTCAGCGAGACATTACCGCCGCCCTGCAATGAGCCAGCGCTGTTCATCGCAATCTGGCTGCCGCTGAACGCGCTGTCGCCAATGCCGCTGGTAAGCTGGCCGTTATTGGTCAGCGTGCCGCCAGCGGTTAACGTCAGTCCCTGCCCCTGCATGACGCCGCTATTCAGCAAATTGCCATCACTGCTGACCGTCAGGCGATTCCCGGCAGCGACAGTGCCACGGCCGGTAAAGGCATTGACCAGCTTCAGGGTTGCATCGCCCAGCGCCACCACCTGACCCAGCTGGTCGAAACCGTTGCTGGCCAGCAGCAGATTACCGCCGCTAAACAGTTTGCCCGCCGCCTGCTGCGTTACCTGTGCCGCCGTCACAGTTAGCTGGCTATTGCCCAGCAGTGTGCCGCTGTTGGTTAGCTGCTGATAATTGACCGCCAGATTAGCGGCCTGGGTCGCGCCCTGGTTAGTCAGCGTATTACCGGTCAGCGTGCCCTGCTGCTCCGCCAGTAAGGTGCCGCTGTTAGTTGCATTAGCGGCATTCAGAATTAGCGTGGTCGCCTGCAACCAGCCGCTGTTAGTCAGTTGCGGTGTAGTAAGCGTCAGCTGACCGCTATTCAGTAATTTACCTTCATTGCGCGCGCTGCTGGTGGCATTGACCGTCGAGGTCGCCCCGCCCTGAATCAGGCCGTAGTTAATCAGGTTCGGCGTGGTGAGATTCACCCCTTGCTGGCTCAGCAGCGTGCCGGAGGCAGTGTTGGTCAGGTTGCCGGTCAGATTCAGCGTCAGGCGATTATCACCCTGCAAACGACCACTGTTCGTCAGCACGCCGCTGCCAATCTGCAGCGTATCGCCCTGCAAACTTCCCAGGTTGTTTACCGAGGCAGCATTGAGTGTCAGCGCGCCGCCGCTTAACATCTTTTTATTCTGCTGCTGGGTAAAGCCTCCGCTCAGATCTGCCGTCAGGCTCTCCACGCCGCTAATGGCGCCATCATTATTGAGCGTGCCGCCATTTAACGTCAGATTTTTGGCGATCCACTCCCCCTGACTGGTCAGCGCCAGTGCCTGCAATGCGGCATTACCGCTGGCGCTGATTTTGCTGCCAGCAGCCGAGTTCAGGCTGTCGCTAAGTACCAGTTGCAGATCGCCAGCACTCTGGATAGCGCCGTTGTTATTTAGCTGCTGCGCGTTCAGCAGGATCTGCTGTCCCTGCCAGCTGCCGTTATTGGTCACCATGCCGCCATTTACCGTCAGGGTTCCCTGGGTTAACAGCGTACCGTTGCTTTCATTGCGTAATTCCTGTGCCGGTGCAGCTAACGCCATACGTCCCACCGGAGGCAGTCCCCGACCCAGCGTCAGCGCCTGCAGACCGATCAGCGCGCCACGGTTGC
This is a stretch of genomic DNA from Winslowiella toletana. It encodes these proteins:
- a CDS encoding hemagglutinin repeat-containing protein, translated to MRKLSLSLSKSYAVESDITLDAARDITLQAAKDSQKQEGSNSSKGGSIGIGLTAGPGGTGLTISASMNAAKGNEKGNSTSWNESTIDAGNQANLISGRDTTRKGALVNGDSRINQQLMIKHDSEILTDNNC
- a CDS encoding PLP-dependent aminotransferase family protein; its protein translation is MAKYQQLVHQIRAQIEAEVWQPGERLPSLREQVALSGLSLMTVMHAYQVLESQGWILSRPQSGYYVAPRAEFLSQPVSHQKVQLAETVDINAFIFDVLQACRDPAIMPFGSAFPDPELFPQRQLMRSLNSVSRTLTSADAINNLPPGNEALRKMLAQRYAQQGVTVSPDEIVITNGAMEALNLSMQAVTEPGDWVVIENPSFYGALQAIERLKLKAVAIATDPQHGMDLDELRRALARWPVKACWLMTNQQNPVGFTLTAEKKQQLVALLAEYNVALIEDDVYSELYFGGEKPLPAKAFDHASNVLHCSSFSKNLVAGFRVGWVAAGKHAQRIQRLQLMSTLSTSTPMQLALANYLGTRSYDSHLRKLRQLLEQRKNLARQSLKRHLPDGTRINDSRGGYFLWIELPKQVNATELYYQALSHQISIAPGSMFSSGQQYTNYFRFNASWAWDDAQETAAATLGGLIAAMM
- a CDS encoding type II toxin-antitoxin system RelE/ParE family toxin, giving the protein MKLSVSPLAEQDIEAIGDYIAQDNPVRAVGFTEELYQQCLLIGETPVHYRQRPELGRHIRSCAYGRYLIVFSARDTEVRIERVLHGARDINNLFQEPPES
- a CDS encoding YlaC family protein — translated: MNEIKQILQREIDVLNREEQRDNKPRFSFNFLKTHPGLWLSMYICYALTVVLIFTTDFLGWPAFWGATVFILVMSVLMLLDINPKYRFEDIDHLHDLRVCYYGEWYYVRTLSDKAITEILNHHATPENVKAGINQLLSKKGEVDFYDVYSLTWGNTPAATV
- a CDS encoding type II toxin-antitoxin system ParD family antitoxin; this encodes MPTSVALSPYFEAFIREQIDSGRYNNTSEVIRAGLRALEEREQQLKLEALQKAVSAGINSGEGRDAEEVFGRLSRKYRRMAEGD
- a CDS encoding Rpn family recombination-promoting nuclease/putative transposase, which translates into the protein MAITSTPHDTVFKQFLSDPAIARYFLQAHLPAAFLRRCNLDSLQLASGSFIDNNHRELRADIYYSMKSTSGNGNIYCVIEHQSSPHRHMAYRLLRYVVAGMQPWYDARRKSLPLVIPIVFYHGRQRPYPHSRYLRKTTNEPELVMGLHDTCFLLVDISTIPDDEIISHKGLALLEFMQKNIFARDLSVHFEQLVMLLESNMNTEAQRAAAIKYILRAGDTADTTSFIHMLAKRLPQDKELIMTMSQKLELKGRQEGRQEGVLKVARAMLREGMKMSTVMKVTGLTKADLKRLGH